One genomic window of Caballeronia sp. SBC1 includes the following:
- a CDS encoding NnrS family protein has protein sequence MKVTEPVADPPRQEASDLPVLRLGFRPFYLGGAFFGSLAIAFWLFALQGYPVAGRSAALSGLLWHAHEMIFGFVAAIVVGFLLTAVRAWTLLDTPRGLSLAWLWLLWAAGRVLVWTGPEPVAAVVDSAFLPIVAVVLLRVLIAANNRRNLFLPVALALFGALNALFHWWAWQGHGDLALRDAYAAIGLVVMFVTVIAGRVVPMFTVNAIPGFSIKRWKLIETLSAPVVIVTFLADALQTPPLLIAACACAAAVVHGVRVAGWRSWRVGMRPILLILHVAYAWIPAGFVMLALAAMGAVPHTLALHAFSVGAIGCAIIAMITRTALGHTGRPLVAGWMEIGSYGLIIAAGLLRVFGPWLGGGASQVWLDAAGLCWFAALVIYLLKYAPYLTAPRADGKPG, from the coding sequence ATGAAAGTCACCGAACCGGTCGCCGATCCACCACGCCAAGAAGCATCTGACTTGCCAGTCCTTCGACTCGGATTTCGACCATTCTATCTTGGCGGTGCCTTCTTCGGCTCGCTTGCTATCGCGTTCTGGCTGTTCGCCCTTCAGGGCTATCCCGTCGCAGGTCGCTCTGCAGCCCTGAGTGGTCTCCTCTGGCATGCTCACGAAATGATCTTCGGCTTTGTCGCCGCGATCGTGGTGGGTTTTCTGCTCACAGCCGTGCGCGCGTGGACTTTGCTCGACACTCCACGAGGCTTATCGCTCGCGTGGCTCTGGCTCCTTTGGGCGGCTGGGCGTGTACTTGTCTGGACCGGCCCGGAGCCCGTCGCAGCAGTCGTGGATTCCGCCTTCCTGCCGATTGTTGCCGTCGTGTTGTTGCGGGTGCTGATCGCCGCGAACAATCGTCGCAACTTATTCTTGCCTGTAGCGTTGGCGCTCTTCGGGGCACTAAACGCGCTTTTCCATTGGTGGGCGTGGCAAGGCCATGGCGACCTCGCATTGCGCGACGCATACGCCGCGATCGGACTCGTAGTTATGTTCGTGACGGTGATCGCGGGGCGCGTGGTACCGATGTTCACGGTGAATGCCATTCCCGGTTTTTCAATAAAACGCTGGAAACTGATCGAGACCCTCTCCGCACCGGTTGTCATAGTCACCTTTCTCGCGGATGCGCTCCAGACGCCACCCTTGCTGATCGCGGCATGCGCTTGCGCTGCGGCGGTGGTTCATGGCGTCAGGGTTGCGGGATGGCGCTCGTGGCGAGTCGGAATGCGGCCCATTCTCTTGATTCTGCATGTCGCCTATGCGTGGATCCCGGCAGGATTCGTCATGCTCGCGCTGGCAGCCATGGGCGCCGTGCCGCACACGCTTGCGCTCCACGCGTTCAGCGTCGGTGCAATTGGCTGCGCCATCATCGCGATGATCACCCGCACCGCGCTCGGACATACCGGCCGTCCGCTTGTTGCGGGCTGGATGGAGATCGGGAGCTACGGATTAATCATCGCGGCAGGTCTTCTGCGCGTCTTCGGACCGTGGCTAGGGGGCGGTGCGTCGCAAGTCTGGCTCGATGCAGCGGGGCTATGCTGGTTCGCGGCACTGGTTATTTATTTGCTGAAATATGCGCCCTATCTAACTGCGCCAAGGGCAGACGGCAAGCCTGGTTAG